GGTCGCTGCCGCGGCGCGGCGGGGTAGGAGTTCGTCGTAGGCGGCCACGGACGGCAAGGGCCGGGTGTCCGCCGGCAGGCCCGCGATGACCGCGGCCGGGTCGGTCAGGCGTCGTTGGGTGAGACTGACAACACGGTGCTCACCCACGTCACCTTGAGCAGCGGGGTGACGGTCAGAACTGGCCCCACCTTCGCCAGCAGCGGCGGAGTCGAGGGTTGCGGCGTGTCGGCGTGCTTCGACCGCGACCACCTCGGCGGTGACCGCGCCGACCGTAAGTGCAGCGGTGATCCCGGCGGCCACCGCCTCGGCCGGCAACGACCGGTGCAGTAGCAGGACGTCGATGAGTTCCCGGGTGCCCTCGGCATCGCCGTTGACTTTCCGGGAGGCGGCCCAGAACGCGTCATGCGCCGCCGTGAACGTTCCCGCGGCCCGGGCGGCTGCCAGTGCGGTCGACCCGGGTAGCGCGCCCGGCTTGTGTTTCAACACCTCGAGGTAGTGGTCGAGGTTGACGACGTGGCCGCCGCGGGAGGCGACCCGCGGGTGGGTGGCCACGGTGGTGTGGCCTTCGAACACGATCAGGTGCGAGGCCCGCAACGAGACCCGGACTGTGCGGCCGATCAGGTGCGCGGGGACGGAGTACTTCATCATCCGCACGGTGATCATCGCTGACCGGTCCACTCGTGGGTGCAGCACCAGCCCGGGGTCGAACCTGTCGACCGGCAACGGGGACAACATATTTTGTTCCGCCTGGTAGTCGGTGCCGATGGTGTTCAGTTTCCCGGTGATCCGCCGGCTGTCGTCGGCGGCCTCCCAGGCACGGATCTTCTCGTTCAGCTCCTCCAGCGACTCGACTTCGGGCATCGGGGTCAGGTGGTTGCGGCGGAACCAGCCGACCTCACCTTCGACGCCGCCCTTTTCGTGCGCGCCGGCGATGCCGGGCTGGCAGTAGAAGGAGTCGAAACCGTAATGCGATTTGAACAGCACCCACCGGTCGTTCTCTTTCCGGCGGCGGTCGCCGCCGT
The window above is part of the Branchiibius hedensis genome. Proteins encoded here:
- the istA gene encoding IS21 family transposase, whose translation is MESRVELFAAIRRDARVEELSIRELAKRHGVHRRTVRQALASAMPPARKTPTRSSPRLDPFKDAIDDMLRADLDAPRKQRHTATRILARLIDEHAATGLSYSTVRDYVRVRRAQIDLEGGRRVEEAAFVPQIHEPGEEAEVDFGEVWVVINGVKTKCQMFIYRLSYSGKAIHRVYPTCAQEAFLEGHIDAFETLGGIPTRHIRYDNLTSAVLAVLHGGDRRRKENDRWVLFKSHYGFDSFYCQPGIAGAHEKGGVEGEVGWFRRNHLTPMPEVESLEELNEKIRAWEAADDSRRITGKLNTIGTDYQAEQNMLSPLPVDRFDPGLVLHPRVDRSAMITVRMMKYSVPAHLIGRTVRVSLRASHLIVFEGHTTVATHPRVASRGGHVVNLDHYLEVLKHKPGALPGSTALAAARAAGTFTAAHDAFWAASRKVNGDAEGTRELIDVLLLHRSLPAEAVAAGITAALTVGAVTAEVVAVEARRHAATLDSAAAGEGGASSDRHPAAQGDVGEHRVVSLTQRRLTDPAAVIAGLPADTRPLPSVAAYDELLPRRAAAATSTADLTKASTS